The Ipomoea triloba cultivar NCNSP0323 chromosome 4, ASM357664v1 DNA segment ttatttcgctcaaaacgatgttgttttgagtgaaataacccattaaaaaaaagaacaatagttaatcgaccgactagaaggcctagtcggtgcctagtcgaTGCCTacgcggtcagcgcctaagcggcctaggcggtgctttggtggcctaggcggagcttaggcggcctaggcggtcgcctagccggccagctgCCTAGAcaaccatttaatgtgatacgctaggcggtcgaccagtgcctagcgcctaggcggggattaatcggcgcctaggcgggatttttgcaacattgagtaatactaaaattaatattatgaaaaattgaattaaaaataacttcagtcaattTTTGTTAACCGAGCAAGACACATGAAATAGGCTGGAGGGgttatatgatatatattttgtgattcaattatgaaaaaaataaaagataatttactttttttttatgaatatctAGTCAATGTAATCTAGAAATTTCTATTATGTGTCATCATATTCACACTCTAGAAAAGCTTGAAATTTATCTAGCTTaaagaaaaagtatttataacaatcatataaatatagaagatgtgtgatttataataTGCTttctattcaaactattttatccaagtaattatatttcatattttgttatgaatattttcatcgcgttttgaagtattttaatttcttgctcCTAATAAAACATATTTCTAGCTTCGCATCAGTTTGTAAGTgttgttttataaatttttataataattaatttattatttattataataacattgttatgctttataaatttattcgattttaaattttttattcctttttataaactataattatttatttatgaaggtacaattatttattattttgcatttaagaaagcaactataatttttttaatgattattattgtgtatgtaaaattgttaaaaacttgttaatctttttttatttttatcgaaAACAAtcaactctattacattgtagtatttggTCATGTATACTTAGATACAACCGTTGAGACTCAATCTCATGACATCCCATATGGgaaagtcactacatgccatttgagcacaaagtGTTTAGATTGTTAATCTTATTTAAAGGTAttgttattagtattttttttttgttatttaatttaaaatctaggtataaaatatatgttaactTTCAGTAGGACCTTATTATTACTatctccgtcccaaaatggttgtctggttcgtaagtaatttttaatccaatttttcatattattaagtttagcattaatatataaaatttatatatttagaaactacattaaaagtactattaaacacaaaaaattaaatttaaaaataataaaaaattatttaaaaaaataagcaaagaaggaagctagagttggtttgaccaatgaatagtaaataggacaggtaaaatgggacagagggagtattatttttttgctaTGCCTCGAGCATATAAAATGATGACTTCTAGGCATAGCTTAATTAAAACCTTGGCCTTGCCAAGATACTTGTCGGAATCCCCCTGCCAAAGACTAGCTCACTAATGAATTATGCAAGCTCAATAGCTTGCCACAAGGCCTTGGACATGGCATGTTCTACAGTAACCTACATAATTTCATCAGATAGAGATGAGCATGAACAAAATAGAAGAATCTTAATAGATCTAAGTTTGGGTCGTAGGATTGACTACAACGGAACAACCATCCGGAGTTTGAATGTAAGGAGTCGGAGATGGAAATGAGCCATTGAGCCATCAACGTATCCATTGAGATTTTGACCATGAAAAAAGGGAACAAGTTgagtttttcaaaatatataatttgaggaAGTTTGAGAGAGATAAAGTGATGAGACCTATGTAGAATATTTATTAGGAACGGGGGTGGAGAGATAATATCGGAGATGGTACGAGAGGAGGAAGTGGTAGTGGCTGGATTGGCATCCCTGGGCGGTAGCATGGTGGTAGTATTGGTGGCCATATGATCTACTGATCGGATGAGAAtagtaatatttacatttttaatcaaTTGTATTCTTAAAGTACAGGATGAAACATGTGTATATAAGTACAATAATTTAGTCCTAGATTGGGCAGGACTACTGGACTAGTAAAGGGAGAGTTAGCCTAATacatccaaaaataaataaaatatagagtCAACCTTCCCATTAGCAGATGAACAGAAATGTGTGAACAGAATTCAATAACGTCATCTGTGAACAGAAATCTTGAAAATGGAATGCAAGACTACAAAATATGGGAACTTTCCATCCACCTTAATTAATTCCCATTAGCAGAAGACAGGGTTGGAAAGCTTCAAAGTAATCCATTTGACTAAATAGGCTAtgacaacattttatttttttattttttcgttTGTCTTTGTTCTCATTTACCAGAAAATTACTGTTGACAAAGTGCTATGAACTGTGCTTTCAAAAAATGATCTTTACATTTACATGGAGAATtaaaagaataatgaaaacTCATCTGTTATTACTTGCTGTGCTAGAGTTACTTGTCCATCTATCACTCATAGAATCTGTTGAATTTGGCTGCTTGTTAGCCCTCAGCAAAATCATGTTCTCTGTTTCAGGGGAAGGAGGAGCTCTTACACGTGTAGATACTTTGCTGTCATtctcactttcttcttcttcttcttcttcttcttcttcttcttcttcttcttcttcttcctcaggGTTGAATGTATCGCGCTGAATCTCCTTTAAATTCTCCAGAACTTCATCCATTGTAGGCCTCATGTCCTTCTGAAGTTGCAGGCATTGAAAAGCCAAATCTGCTACTGAAATTGCCATTCTTTTAACTCCTGCATCCGTTGAAAACCCGAGAGATGGATCGATCAGCTCGTCGTATGCTCGTCTTAGTATCCTGCTCATTGCGATGCTGGCCAAATTGATCTCGTGCTTATCCCTACTAATGTCCACGGCTGGCTTTGATGTTACCAGCTCGACCAGGACGACCCCAAAGCTATAAACGTCACTCTTATTTGTGAGCTGGTAGCACTCGTGGTACTCTGGGTCAACATATCCCGGGGTCCCCTGAGGGGCGGTGGAGATGTGAGTGACGTCGGTTGGGAATAGCCTTGACAGCCCGAAATCTGCGACTTTAACACGGAAATCGTTGTCGAGAAGCATGTTGTTGGTCTTGACATCGCGGTGTATTATGTCAGAAGCGTGGAGGTAAGCGAGTGCATTAGCGGTTTGTACTGCGATGTTCATCCGGATAGGCCAAGTGAGGGATCCTTCCTTGGCCCTTTCGCCGTGGAGGTGCTCGGCGACTGTTCCATTGGGAATGTATTCATAGACTAAGATCAGTTCCCGGCTACACCTCGAGGTGCAGCCATGGAGGGTGACAAGATTGTCATGCCTCAGGCCTGTGAGAATCTTGATTTCATTCAGGAATTGCTCCATTCTCTTGACATTGTGCTGGTGAAGGCGCTTCACTGCAACTTCTCTTCCATCAGGTAGTTTTCCTAGTTAATGTTTGAGGTGCAGCATGTCAACTCACATAACACTACTACTTGGAATTCAAAGACCCAGGTCACTGAAGGGCAAGACTAAGGAATTGTTGGACGGAGGTCTAAAAGGTCAAATTCAGCACCCTGCCTGGGTGCAACATGCCAACTCATATAACAGTATAACACTACTACTTGAAATACAGAAACGTTGAATGGAGGCcgatgaagggccaagtccaacttTCAGTGGCTAGGAAATTATTGGACGGAAGCCTGAATGGTTAAATCCAACATCCTACCTAGGTACAACATGTCAACTCACATAACACTACTACTTGGAATTCAGAAATATTGGATGGAAGTCGATGAATGACCAAGTCCAGCTCCCAGTGGCtagggaattgttgggcggaggcctgaaGGGCCAAATCCAACACTTGCCtctcaaaaatataaaaatataaggaaataaaattacgTCTTgactactagctatagcttttagGCGCTTAATTTTAACACCTAGTATTGGAGTCTGGGCACCCGAGGACTTTAAGCCACGGGGTGTTAGGCGCCTTCACTATTAACTATAACCTTTAGACGCATGATTTTAACACCTGGAATTAGAGTCAGGTCACCCAGGTGGCTTCAGGTCACCGGATTTTAGTAGTCCTAGGAGGAACCGGGTGGCTAGCTATAGTTCCTAACAAGAAACTAGGTGAAATAAAAGTAAGTTACCATGGTAAACTGTTCCAAAACCCCCATCTCCAATTTCTGAAGAGGAATCGAAATTCTTTGTTGCATCTTTGAGTTCTTTGAATGAGAAAACTGGAACCCCAAAACTCTGACCGCCCATCTCCAGGTCATGACTTAAGCAGGGGTCTCTAGACGCATTTCTTGAAAAAATATATGGAGACTCCTCTTCTTTCTTACGACGCCAAAGGATAAAGATGAGCAATAAGCTCAGCAAAACCGCAATTCCACCCAAAGCTGCAAAAGAGTTGAATATATAGGGCGTAACCAAGGGTCgatcaataaattataaaagatgACCAAAAAGAACTGCAACTACTTATACTTAAATACATACCTGCCATTACTATTGTTCTCCAGTAACTATTTCCTTTAAGACAGAGGAAAACAGATGAGTATTAGACACAGAAAAAACCTTAATTCTTGAGAATACTGTAACAAACTTGTATGGTATACataattgttgggcagaggccagtAAAGAGCCAAGTCCAGCATCCTGCCTcaaaaaaaatgtgatgacGAATAATATATGAGGAGATAAAGTTGCGTTTTTGCTACTAGCTAGCTATagtttttggcgtagtggtaagaaCTTAATTATGAGAATAATATAAGTTCCTTTGTACCTCTTTCTTTGGAACAATGAAATTGGTTATTTGCAGTTGTAACACATTGGCCACCTCTTTTTTGACAGTTGGAACAATCCTCAGACAGCAGCCATTCTAGGACAAAAGTAACACTTATGATGTCAAACAAGTCATCAGTGCTGTATTCTTTCTCAAATGGCAAAAAAATAGGTGAGCACTTGGCTGGAAAGCCATGGTGGTTTGGTAAATTGGGAAGTGGATCACCATCACCCGGAGGCCTATAGAACAGGCTGAAGTCTCCACACTTGGTATGATTACTATAGCCAAAAATATTCATCTGTTGAGTTAAATTGGGAGATTTTGGGCATTTGAACACAGTGAAGTTGTGGGGGATGACAAATGATACCCAAGGGGAATTCGGGAAGGAAACATTCGTGTCGAAAGAATTGCATCTAGGACGATTCAACACGATTTGTTCAAGCTCGGGATCATATAGCCTGATGTAGTCTCCCAGCTTCccataaacataataatattttcttccTATTCGGATTCTTGGTAATGGAACTGCATCACATTCCAGCTTTAACAGCCCACACTCGTGCCCGGAGATATTGGAGGAGAACGGATACTTCATCGCCCCGAGGCTTCCACAGGAGAACTCTGTCGGGCAAGCAGACCGGTGTTTGCCCGCTCCTTGACCTAGAAGAAAGACTGTTATGGTATAGAGGAATAAGCTAAAGAAGGTGGTGAAAGAAGCCATGGCCACCCTGTAGTCATAAGCTTCAGAAATGCAAAATCTTGGTTTAATTTCTGTCTGATTTTCTATATCTGCTTCTTGTTTGTTGTACGCAGATTAGTGTTTTATACGGCAATTGACTTGGAATTCTTTCCACAGACAGAACAAGAGTCAAGAACTTGGATGTCTTATTAGAATTGTTTGAGTAAATTACAAGGGAGGAATAGAAGGGGAAACAATCATTGGGATGGAGGTGGGGACCATTTACAGTAGGAAATGTGGGAATTTAGGAGTCCAATTTGGTTAATAGTCAGAGACAAGAAGCAGAAATATTTGACTGGTTGATTTGGGATTGAGAGTGGCTGTTGCTAGGATAAAATTTTACTTTGGACCATGGTTTAAAACACTActgtttcttttaatgaaaaataactGCACAAGTTTTGTATAGTTAGTTctgtttgtataacatattcaattttattttatatacattgtaatttcatttaacccaattaaagttttattttgtttcaactacagttttatttcgCATTATACATACAGTAATCTATTACACTAAgacttgttattgaatttcattttatacatactgtagtcttattacaataccactaaattataattctaattcaattacagtttcattggacaatatacactcaaatatgtgaaactgatattcaatttcattttatatacattgtagtttcattacaatacaattaaagtatcattttgatataactacagtttcatttgataatatacactcaatatgtgaaacatattattcaatttctttttatacatgACTGTAGTTTTATTTAAgcaaaactaaagtatcatttca contains these protein-coding regions:
- the LOC116017138 gene encoding LEAF RUST 10 DISEASE-RESISTANCE LOCUS RECEPTOR-LIKE PROTEIN KINASE-like 1.1, with the translated sequence MASFTTFFSLFLYTITVFLLGQGAGKHRSACPTEFSCGSLGAMKYPFSSNISGHECGLLKLECDAVPLPRIRIGRKYYYVYGKLGDYIRLYDPELEQIVLNRPRCNSFDTNVSFPNSPWVSFVIPHNFTVFKCPKSPNLTQQMNIFGYSNHTKCGDFSLFYRPPGDGDPLPNLPNHHGFPAKCSPIFLPFEKEYSTDDLFDIISVTFVLEWLLSEDCSNCQKRGGQCVTTANNQFHCSKERGNSYWRTIVMAALGGIAVLLSLLLIFILWRRKKEEESPYIFSRNASRDPCLSHDLEMGGQSFGVPVFSFKELKDATKNFDSSSEIGDGGFGTVYHGKLPDGREVAVKRLHQHNVKRMEQFLNEIKILTGLRHDNLVTLHGCTSRCSRELILVYEYIPNGTVAEHLHGERAKEGSLTWPIRMNIAVQTANALAYLHASDIIHRDVKTNNMLLDNDFRVKVADFGLSRLFPTDVTHISTAPQGTPGYVDPEYHECYQLTNKSDVYSFGVVLVELVTSKPAVDISRDKHEINLASIAMSRILRRAYDELIDPSLGFSTDAGVKRMAISVADLAFQCLQLQKDMRPTMDEVLENLKEIQRDTFNPEEEEEEEEEEEEEEEEEESENDSKVSTRVRAPPSPETENMILLRANKQPNSTDSMSDRWTSNSSTASNNR